The following is a genomic window from Staphylococcus capitis subsp. capitis.
CGCAAAACGCATAAACTGTAGAACTAAATCTATGATAGCTATCAGTAACATCCATAAAAAATTCGTCAATACTATATTGATGTAAGTCTTCAGGTGGCACGTAACGTAATGCAATTTTTGAAATAGCAACAGAAACATTTAAATACTTTCTCATACTTGGATTAATAATATAAATATCATTTCGATGTGGTATTTCAAAAAGTCTAGATCCAGTTTTTATACCTATTTCTTTCAATTTTGGTGTAGCAGCTAACACTACTGACCCCTGTCTTTTCGTATCAGCTACTACTGCTAGCTTGGTTTCTAAAGGATCTAAGCCCTTTTCCATACATGAAACACTCGCAAAAAAGCTCTTCTGATCAATGCATAATACATCTCTATCCTCTAATAGATTATAGTCATACATAACTATGCCTCCCTTACAAAATATATTATATACGAACACACGTTCTTATTCAATACAAACAAGAACGAATGTTCTATTTTATTTAAATCTCTACCATGAATTTCGTGATATACTAAAGAAGACATTTCTATTTAATTAAGGAGGATGCATATTATGCCAATCGTGAATGTAAAGTTATTAGAAGGACGCACAGATGAGCAATTAAAGGATTTAGTTAGTGAAGTTACGCATGCAGTAGAAAAAACTACTGGAGCAAACAAAGAGGCCATCCACGTCGTAATCGAAGAAATGAAAAAGAGTCACTACGCAGTTGGTGGAGTAAGAAAGTCAGATCAATAAAACGCAAAATCCCTGAAATGAAAGCAAATAATCATAAATGCTAACATCTCAGGGATTCAATTATTTTATCACATATTTTATTTTCTCATCGTCTAAATTTTATTCATCAAAAAAGTCTTGAATCGCTTTTTTATTTTTTTCTTTATTAATTTGAAGCGCGCTACCATCATTATTAGTATTTATATCTTGATACGTGTTTTTAACAGGGACAGTTAATGATTTAACATCTTTATCACCACGAATACCAAAGCTTAATCCAGTTTGGAAAATAGCTGAATTAGGCATATCAGTATTAACATAACCTCTTAAAATACCTGCAACTTTTGGAAGTTTTGCAACAGTATTAAAATTCACTAACTCTTGTTTTAAAGTTTGCATAACTTGTTGTTGACGGCGAACACGCCCGAAATCTCCTTCAGCATCATGACGGAATCTCGCATAACCTAATAGCTCTTTACCATTTAATCTGTGATGACCTTTTTTCAATGAAACGCCTATATTTTCAGACATATCCTTCTCTACGTCTATAGGAACACCATTAGGTTCAAGTTCGTCAACCATTTTCTCAAATCCAGTAAAATCTACAACCGCATAATATTCAGGATTTATACCTAAATTTTTATTAAGCGATTTTCTTAATAACTCAGGTCCACCAAGCGTGTATGCTGCATTAATTTTATATTTATCATAACCAGGAATATCTGCGTAAATATCTCTCATAACAGACATCATTTTCATTTTTTTATTAACATAGTCGTATTGTACAACCATAATTGAGTCCGTGCGAGATTTACCGCTTTGAGCTTTATCTGCTCCAAGAACTAATACAGATATTTTACCATCATTTTTAACGGCTCCATTAAATTTATGCATCTTTACATCTTTAGCGTGCTCTTTTGCATACTTCATACCACTATTATACTGATGAGTGATATAAACAATTATTGTAATAAGAATGATGAGAATGATTAAAATGATAAAAGGTAATTTGCGTAGTCCTTTTTTATTTCGTCGCCTAGAAGGTGTCGATGTTGTGCCAGTGTGACGTCGATACTCTGTTTCTCTATTATCCTTCTGTTCTGTCATATTTACCTACCTTATATCTTCAAAATTACATATCTATATACTATAATTAATATGTATTAACGTTATAGAAAAAGTATTCAAATTGCAAGAGTTTTTTAAATAAATGGTACTACGGTCCAATGAAAGGATGTCATAAATGAATATTAATACGGCATACTTTGCTGGTGGTTGTTTCTGGTGTATGACCAAACCCTTCGATACATTTGATGGTATCGAAAAAGTAACTTCTGGTTATATGGGTGGACAAACGGAGAATCCAACGTACGAAGAAGTTAAAAGTGGTACCACTGGTTATTATGAAACAGTAAAAATTGAATACGATGTGGCACTCTTTTCATATCATAAACTATTGGAAATATTTTTTTCAGTAATTGACCCACTGGATGAAAATGGACAATTTCAAGATAGAGGTTCCCAATATCAAACAGCTATTTTTTACACTAATGAAGACCAAAAGAAATCTGCCGAATCATATATCGAAGCACTTCAAGATAGTTTAAATGCAGATAAAGCAATAGCTACGAAAATCTTACCCGCTTCAACTTTCTACGAAGCTGAAGACTATCATCAAGATTTCTATAAAAAGAATCCCGAACGATATGCTAAAGAACAACAAGATAGAGCAAATTATTATAAATAATGGATAGAAAAATAGCGATAGTACTGAGTCTTTACTTTCAGTACTATCGCTATTATTTTTATTTATGTTGAATGACTCTCATCACTTTCAACATACTTTCCCATAGAGAACTATCTTTACGATAAACTAAAAATCTTGGTTCCCAGTTAGGGCTATACTTTTCTTTATAACGTCTTAAACCTTGGAAACGATATAATCCATTAAAATGTTCAAAGACTCGCCCTGCTAAACGCTCTCTTAAATAAGAGTAATGTAATGTGCCTACATTAGAGAGTGTAGCCATTCCCATGTTAAAGGCTTTATATCCCTTTTCCTGACCCCATAATAACATGTGTAAATAAAGTCC
Proteins encoded in this region:
- a CDS encoding 2-hydroxymuconate tautomerase — its product is MPIVNVKLLEGRTDEQLKDLVSEVTHAVEKTTGANKEAIHVVIEEMKKSHYAVGGVRKSDQ
- a CDS encoding LCP family protein; the protein is MTEQKDNRETEYRRHTGTTSTPSRRRNKKGLRKLPFIILIILIILITIIVYITHQYNSGMKYAKEHAKDVKMHKFNGAVKNDGKISVLVLGADKAQSGKSRTDSIMVVQYDYVNKKMKMMSVMRDIYADIPGYDKYKINAAYTLGGPELLRKSLNKNLGINPEYYAVVDFTGFEKMVDELEPNGVPIDVEKDMSENIGVSLKKGHHRLNGKELLGYARFRHDAEGDFGRVRRQQQVMQTLKQELVNFNTVAKLPKVAGILRGYVNTDMPNSAIFQTGLSFGIRGDKDVKSLTVPVKNTYQDINTNNDGSALQINKEKNKKAIQDFFDE
- the msrA gene encoding peptide-methionine (S)-S-oxide reductase MsrA; translated protein: MNINTAYFAGGCFWCMTKPFDTFDGIEKVTSGYMGGQTENPTYEEVKSGTTGYYETVKIEYDVALFSYHKLLEIFFSVIDPLDENGQFQDRGSQYQTAIFYTNEDQKKSAESYIEALQDSLNADKAIATKILPASTFYEAEDYHQDFYKKNPERYAKEQQDRANYYK